A single Rubrivivax gelatinosus IL144 DNA region contains:
- a CDS encoding alpha/beta hydrolase — MTPDLPGPLQLPAGPHAVLLLHGLCSGPQELQFLARGLQRAGYTVRLPVLPGYSHGLPASESTQARWRAAALAEFDALAAAHDSVAVGGLCIGAVLALHVAAARPGAVAACIGLSTTLYYDGWATPWTRRLLPLARVLPGARRILVRERAPYGVKDERMRAFIERQMNQSGSSDAGAAALSVHHLLEARELIAGLRPQLAAVDAPTLLVHAREDEAVSPRSALEAARELVAARVRCVLLNDSYHMLSIDREKHTVLAEMRAFLDQEQRGGRADLHALPLQPTARACA, encoded by the coding sequence ATGACTCCAGATCTTCCCGGCCCGCTGCAGCTGCCGGCCGGTCCGCACGCGGTGCTGCTGCTGCACGGCCTGTGCAGCGGCCCGCAGGAGCTGCAGTTCCTGGCCCGCGGGCTGCAGCGCGCCGGCTACACCGTGCGCCTGCCGGTGCTGCCCGGCTACTCGCACGGCCTGCCGGCCAGCGAATCGACGCAGGCCCGCTGGCGTGCCGCGGCGCTGGCCGAGTTCGACGCCCTGGCCGCCGCGCACGACAGCGTCGCCGTCGGCGGGCTGTGCATCGGCGCCGTGCTGGCGCTGCACGTGGCCGCCGCGCGGCCGGGCGCCGTCGCCGCCTGCATCGGCCTGTCGACGACGCTGTACTACGACGGCTGGGCGACGCCCTGGACACGCCGCCTGCTGCCGCTGGCGCGCGTGCTGCCCGGCGCCCGCCGCATCCTCGTGCGCGAGCGTGCGCCCTACGGCGTGAAGGACGAGCGCATGCGCGCCTTCATCGAGCGCCAGATGAACCAGTCGGGCAGCTCCGACGCCGGCGCCGCGGCGCTGTCGGTGCACCACCTGCTCGAAGCGCGCGAGCTGATCGCCGGGCTGCGGCCGCAGCTGGCCGCGGTCGACGCGCCGACGCTGCTGGTGCACGCCCGCGAGGACGAGGCGGTGTCGCCGCGCAGCGCGCTCGAAGCGGCACGCGAGCTCGTCGCCGCACGCGTGCGCTGCGTGCTGCTCAACGACAGCTACCACATGCTCAGCATCGACCGCGAGAAGCACACCGTGCTCGCCGAGATGCGCGCCTTTCTCGACCAGGAGCAACGCGGCGGCCGCGCCGACCTGCATGCCCTGCCCCTGCAACCCACCGCGCGCGCCTGCGCCTGA
- the flgM gene encoding flagellar biosynthesis anti-sigma factor FlgM, which produces MKIGLLDTTSSANSVNGERKATSQTRTPDSTAEPSAKVQLSAAALAATDSGDGSFDSAKVGRIAQAIRDGDYQVNHEAIADKLISNAQELLGRTYNR; this is translated from the coding sequence ATGAAGATCGGTCTCCTCGATACCACGTCGTCCGCCAACTCGGTGAACGGCGAACGCAAGGCGACTTCGCAGACCCGCACGCCAGACAGCACGGCCGAGCCCAGCGCGAAGGTCCAGCTGTCGGCCGCGGCACTGGCGGCGACCGATTCGGGCGACGGCAGCTTCGACTCTGCCAAGGTCGGCCGCATCGCCCAGGCGATCCGCGACGGCGACTACCAGGTCAACCACGAGGCCATCGCCGACAAGCTGATCTCGAACGCCCAGGAACTGCTGGGCCGGACCTACAACCGCTGA
- the flgC gene encoding flagellar basal body rod protein FlgC translates to MSMFRIFDVSGSAVSAQSQRLNVVASNLANADTVAGPDGQAYKARQVVFQTALMDAGGDPASSAGVRVSTIKEDASPGRRVHDPKHPAADAEGYVTYSNVNAVQEMVDMISASRSYQNNVEVMNTAKNLLQKTLQMGQS, encoded by the coding sequence ATGAGCATGTTCCGCATCTTCGACGTCTCCGGCAGCGCGGTCAGCGCGCAGAGCCAGCGCCTGAACGTCGTCGCCTCCAACCTGGCCAACGCCGACACCGTGGCCGGCCCCGACGGCCAGGCCTACAAGGCCCGCCAGGTGGTGTTCCAGACCGCGTTGATGGACGCCGGCGGCGACCCCGCCAGTTCGGCCGGCGTGCGCGTCTCGACGATCAAGGAAGACGCGAGCCCCGGCCGGCGCGTGCACGACCCCAAGCACCCGGCGGCCGACGCCGAGGGCTACGTCACCTACAGCAACGTCAACGCCGTGCAGGAGATGGTCGACATGATCTCCGCCTCGCGTTCCTACCAGAACAACGTCGAGGTGATGAACACCGCGAAGAACCTGCTGCAGAAGACCCTGCAGATGGGCCAGTCCTGA
- a CDS encoding sensor histidine kinase yields MGNIDTAWTASAPGSAAAGAEAARTLLERLRSCAERRWIVLLAGPACAAALLIALLQQRPGGTLAEAADGLGAATSQLAWATASDAGPGERLRSSAELKRRVAALKAAGASAGFEAPGITLLESRLAALGPQADRAELQALAQTADHVGAAVRHEVALRQERLERWLKALSAALALTLLLPAHGLWRQRRRLRRALREFSDTLARSGDTVAPELTAPEAAPAEVSERRWRALADLSADWYWETDEQMRLSWVSSSTPLTTQLGWPIGELLGRRRDEIGAYDAPALGWDWLAERMTRRESFRDLELRARSRRGEHALWIQLSGRPRYDTAGRFCGYEGVGRDISTRKLDYERQRESEQRWALMVDLASDWYWETDAEHRLQPVGRAVYRSAVDYYEPGDGRTRWEVHAATPAEWWEQHRADLAARRPFRSFEFPTQAADGSHHWVSISGIARFDGQGRFLGYRGVGRDITVRKQAEDVLRRDNEALQQAVAERTRELEQINLDLDAFSRQLAHELRTPIGHVEGVAQLLSTRAAARLDAGDRELLALQARAARTMRETLEALMLLARSTVQAMPMEAVDLSRLAEEAAAELPELPRAAPVAWTIEPGLKVHGCPGALRIVLANLLGNAAKFTRRVEEPRVRLAASLQDDGRLRVTVEDNGAGFDPALAGRLFVPFSRLHAGEDYGGTGVGLSIVQRIVERHGGTVAAYGAPGLGARFEFTLAPAAA; encoded by the coding sequence TTGGGAAACATCGACACTGCCTGGACTGCGTCTGCGCCGGGCTCTGCTGCCGCGGGCGCCGAGGCGGCCCGCACCCTTCTGGAGAGACTCCGGAGCTGCGCCGAACGGCGCTGGATCGTCCTGCTGGCCGGCCCGGCCTGCGCGGCGGCGCTGCTCATCGCGCTGCTGCAGCAGCGCCCCGGCGGCACGCTCGCCGAGGCCGCCGACGGCCTCGGCGCGGCGACCTCGCAACTGGCCTGGGCCACCGCGTCCGACGCCGGGCCGGGCGAGCGCCTGCGCAGCAGCGCCGAGCTGAAGCGGCGCGTCGCCGCGCTGAAGGCCGCCGGCGCCAGCGCCGGGTTCGAAGCGCCGGGCATCACGCTGCTGGAGTCGCGGCTGGCGGCGCTGGGCCCGCAGGCCGACCGTGCCGAGCTGCAGGCCCTGGCCCAGACCGCCGACCACGTGGGCGCCGCCGTGCGCCACGAGGTCGCGCTGCGCCAGGAGCGGCTGGAACGCTGGCTGAAGGCGCTGTCGGCCGCGCTGGCGCTGACGCTGCTGCTGCCGGCCCACGGACTTTGGCGCCAGCGCCGGCGCCTGCGCCGCGCGCTGCGCGAGTTCTCCGACACGCTGGCGCGCAGCGGCGACACCGTCGCGCCCGAGCTCACCGCGCCCGAGGCCGCCCCGGCCGAGGTCTCCGAACGGCGCTGGCGTGCGCTCGCCGACCTGTCGGCCGACTGGTACTGGGAGACCGACGAGCAGATGCGCCTGTCCTGGGTGTCGAGCTCGACGCCGCTGACGACCCAGCTGGGCTGGCCGATCGGCGAGCTGCTGGGCCGCCGCCGCGACGAGATCGGCGCCTACGACGCGCCGGCGCTGGGCTGGGACTGGCTGGCCGAGCGCATGACGCGGCGCGAGTCCTTCCGTGACCTGGAGCTGCGGGCGCGATCGCGCCGCGGCGAGCACGCGCTGTGGATCCAGCTCAGCGGCCGCCCGCGCTACGACACCGCGGGCCGCTTCTGCGGCTACGAAGGCGTGGGCCGCGACATCAGCACGCGCAAGCTCGACTACGAGCGCCAGCGCGAGAGCGAGCAGCGCTGGGCGCTGATGGTCGACCTGGCCTCCGACTGGTACTGGGAGACCGACGCCGAGCACCGGCTGCAGCCGGTGGGCCGCGCCGTCTACCGCAGCGCCGTCGACTACTACGAACCCGGCGACGGCCGCACGCGCTGGGAGGTGCACGCCGCGACCCCGGCCGAGTGGTGGGAGCAGCACCGCGCCGACCTCGCCGCGCGCCGGCCCTTCCGCTCCTTCGAGTTCCCGACCCAGGCCGCCGACGGCTCGCACCACTGGGTGTCGATCAGCGGCATCGCGCGCTTCGACGGCCAGGGGCGGTTCCTCGGCTACCGCGGCGTCGGCCGCGACATCACGGTGCGCAAGCAGGCCGAAGACGTGCTGCGCCGCGACAACGAGGCGCTGCAGCAGGCGGTGGCCGAGCGCACGCGCGAGCTCGAGCAGATTAACCTCGACCTCGACGCCTTCTCGCGCCAGCTCGCGCACGAGCTGCGCACGCCGATCGGCCACGTCGAAGGCGTGGCGCAGCTGCTGAGCACGCGCGCCGCGGCGCGGCTGGACGCCGGCGACCGCGAGCTGCTGGCGCTGCAGGCGCGCGCCGCGCGCACGATGCGCGAGACGCTGGAGGCGCTGATGCTGCTGGCGCGCTCGACGGTGCAGGCGATGCCGATGGAAGCCGTGGACCTGAGCCGCCTGGCCGAGGAAGCCGCCGCCGAACTGCCCGAGCTGCCGCGCGCCGCGCCGGTGGCCTGGACGATCGAGCCCGGCCTGAAGGTGCACGGCTGCCCGGGCGCGCTGCGCATCGTGCTCGCCAACCTGCTGGGCAACGCCGCCAAGTTCACGCGCCGCGTCGAAGAGCCGCGGGTGCGGCTGGCCGCCAGCCTGCAGGACGACGGCCGGCTGCGCGTGACGGTGGAGGACAACGGCGCCGGCTTCGACCCGGCGCTCGCCGGTCGCCTGTTCGTGCCCTTCAGCCGGCTGCACGCCGGAGAGGACTACGGCGGCACCGGCGTCGGGCTGAGCATCGTGCAGCGCATCGTCGAGCGCCACGGCGGCACGGTTGCCGCCTACGGCGCGCCGGGTCTCGGCGCGCGTTTCGAGTTCACGCTCGCGCCGGCAGCCGCCTGA
- a CDS encoding flagellar hook assembly protein FlgD: MSTTVDPYAAINTPTESKNSGSTSASADRFLKLLVAQMQNQDPLNPMDNAQVTSQMAQINTVTGIEKLNETVGTLNTQFLQMQAMQGASLVGRDVTVEGKRLDVREGVGVGGMDLSGTADSVKVDILDGSGRVVDTLDLGAAKAGPHSFTWDASKVADPSNYTFRVTAKLGAASVTSTSLMRDTVAAVSTSGNALKLELAHAGTVDYSAIKAYN, from the coding sequence ATGAGCACCACCGTCGATCCCTACGCCGCCATCAACACGCCGACCGAGAGCAAGAACTCGGGCAGCACCTCGGCCAGCGCCGACCGCTTCCTGAAGCTGCTGGTCGCGCAGATGCAGAACCAGGACCCGTTGAACCCGATGGACAACGCCCAGGTGACGAGCCAGATGGCGCAGATCAACACCGTCACCGGCATCGAGAAGCTCAACGAGACGGTCGGCACGCTGAACACGCAGTTCCTGCAGATGCAGGCGATGCAGGGCGCCTCGCTGGTCGGCCGCGACGTCACCGTCGAGGGCAAGCGCCTGGACGTGCGCGAGGGCGTCGGCGTCGGCGGCATGGATCTGTCGGGCACCGCCGACTCGGTCAAGGTCGACATCCTCGACGGCTCCGGCCGCGTCGTCGACACGCTGGACCTGGGCGCGGCCAAGGCCGGCCCGCACAGCTTCACCTGGGACGCGAGCAAGGTCGCCGACCCGAGCAACTACACCTTCCGCGTCACCGCCAAGCTCGGCGCCGCCAGCGTGACGTCGACCTCGCTGATGCGCGACACCGTCGCCGCGGTCAGCACCTCGGGCAATGCGCTCAAGCTCGAGCTCGCCCACGCCGGCACCGTCGATTACAGCGCCATCAAGGCCTACAACTGA
- the flgB gene encoding flagellar basal body rod protein FlgB, whose amino-acid sequence MINRLTGQLDFQAQALALRSERQRVIASNIANADTPGYVARDFNFSQALRDATASLPRPPASGAASPTASNDLGAPIAGPLLDGGFGRLKPTTDLRYATPAQTNLDSNTVDMDRERAAFADNALKFEASLRFINGSVRTMTDAMKSPNQG is encoded by the coding sequence ATGATCAACCGCCTGACCGGACAGCTGGACTTCCAGGCTCAGGCGCTGGCGCTGCGCTCGGAGCGCCAGCGCGTGATCGCCAGCAACATCGCCAACGCCGACACGCCGGGCTACGTCGCGCGCGACTTCAATTTCTCGCAGGCGCTGCGCGACGCGACCGCCTCGCTGCCCCGCCCGCCGGCCAGCGGCGCGGCCAGCCCGACGGCGTCCAACGACCTCGGCGCGCCGATCGCCGGGCCGCTGCTCGACGGCGGCTTCGGCCGCCTGAAGCCGACGACCGACCTGCGCTACGCGACGCCGGCCCAGACCAACCTGGACAGCAACACCGTCGACATGGACCGCGAGCGCGCCGCCTTCGCCGACAACGCGCTGAAGTTCGAGGCCTCGCTGCGTTTCATCAACGGCAGCGTCAGGACGATGACCGACGCGATGAAGAGCCCCAACCAGGGCTGA
- the flgE gene encoding flagellar hook protein FlgE, with product MSFQQGLSGLNATSKSLDVIGNNIANANTYGAKFSRAEFSDMYATALNGAGVNNVGIGVNLAAVSQQFTQGNISTTGNAMDLAINGAGFFQVTDGVSPTQYTRNGQFKVDRDGYIVNNDKLKLMGYPADALGNIQPGLAQPLQLPTSGIAPNKTTKMEMEFNLDSRAAVTAPAASVTPQIDFTDSKTYNNATSVTVYDSKGQDVALTYYYQKSGDNTWNVYVTANGQPVNGTAAAPTPWQTLTFSTDGKTLTSPSPATALNLTLNGPLTKTDPKTGAVTTTIVTPLSTTVSLAGATQYGSTFGVTNLTQDGYAPGQLTSITIDADGVLLARYSNGQSKPAGQLELANFRNPQGLQPLGGNVWASTHASGEAVLGTPSQGNMGVLQSGALEESNIDLTGELVNMITAQRIYQANAQTIKTQDQVMQTLVNMR from the coding sequence ATGAGCTTCCAGCAAGGCCTTTCCGGGCTCAACGCGACCAGCAAGAGCCTGGACGTGATCGGCAACAACATCGCCAACGCCAACACCTACGGCGCCAAGTTCTCGCGCGCCGAGTTCTCCGACATGTACGCCACCGCGCTCAACGGCGCCGGCGTCAACAACGTCGGCATCGGCGTGAACCTGGCCGCGGTGTCGCAGCAGTTCACGCAGGGCAACATCTCGACCACCGGCAACGCGATGGACCTGGCGATCAACGGCGCCGGCTTCTTCCAGGTGACCGACGGCGTCAGCCCGACGCAGTACACGCGCAACGGCCAGTTCAAGGTCGACCGCGACGGCTACATCGTCAACAACGACAAGCTCAAGCTGATGGGCTACCCGGCCGACGCGCTGGGCAACATCCAGCCCGGCCTGGCGCAGCCGCTGCAGCTGCCGACCTCGGGCATCGCGCCGAACAAGACGACGAAGATGGAGATGGAGTTCAACCTCGACTCCCGCGCCGCCGTCACCGCCCCGGCCGCCTCGGTGACGCCGCAGATCGACTTCACCGACTCCAAGACCTACAACAACGCCACCTCGGTGACGGTGTACGACTCCAAGGGCCAGGACGTCGCGCTGACCTACTACTACCAGAAGTCGGGCGACAACACCTGGAACGTCTACGTCACCGCCAACGGCCAGCCGGTCAACGGCACCGCCGCGGCACCGACGCCGTGGCAGACGCTGACCTTCTCCACCGACGGCAAGACGCTGACCTCGCCGTCGCCGGCCACGGCGCTGAACCTCACGCTCAACGGCCCGCTGACCAAGACCGACCCGAAGACCGGCGCGGTGACGACGACCATCGTCACGCCGCTGTCGACCACCGTCTCGCTGGCCGGCGCCACGCAGTACGGCTCGACCTTCGGCGTCACCAACCTCACGCAGGACGGCTACGCGCCGGGCCAGCTGACCTCGATCACGATCGACGCCGACGGCGTCCTGCTGGCGCGCTACAGCAACGGCCAGAGCAAGCCCGCGGGCCAGCTCGAGCTGGCCAACTTCCGCAACCCGCAGGGCCTGCAGCCGCTGGGCGGCAACGTCTGGGCCAGCACCCACGCCTCGGGCGAGGCCGTGCTCGGCACGCCCAGCCAGGGCAACATGGGCGTGCTGCAGTCGGGCGCGCTGGAGGAATCGAACATCGACCTCACCGGCGAGCTGGTCAACATGATCACCGCCCAGCGCATCTACCAGGCCAACGCGCAGACCATCAAGACGCAGGACCAGGTCATGCAGACCCTGGTCAACATGCGCTGA
- a CDS encoding acyl carrier protein: protein MSTETDALVLVRDILPEYLDVKPADIALDTELAAIGADSLTLAELLFALEDRISVDLGEQPVLPRTVRELVALIEPHLPRLAQPLRA from the coding sequence ATGAGCACCGAAACCGACGCCCTCGTCCTCGTCCGCGACATCCTCCCCGAGTACCTCGACGTGAAGCCCGCCGACATCGCGCTGGACACCGAGCTGGCGGCCATCGGCGCCGACTCGCTGACGCTGGCCGAGCTGCTGTTCGCGCTGGAGGACCGCATCTCGGTGGACCTCGGCGAGCAGCCGGTGCTGCCGCGCACGGTGCGCGAGCTGGTCGCGCTGATCGAGCCCCATCTGCCGCGGCTGGCGCAGCCGCTGCGCGCATGA
- a CDS encoding beta-ketoacyl-[acyl-carrier-protein] synthase family protein, with translation MTRRVAVTGLGLVSPFGERPQDFFDALLAGRSAVARHLVGEAPHETRTVSAVCEGFDASALAPRPQLLAMDRGAQLALAAGLSAWRDAGLEALPAAERERVGVSWGTGAGGVVASERAYRELFLRGRERVSPLTVVLGMHNAPASQIALRLGLGGPCLTYSVACASSSVALGEALARLRRGECSAVVAGGSEAAMPYALARAWQAMQVLADPPDGEAAAGACAPFDTRRRGLVPGEGAAALVLEDWDAAHRRGARIYAEFVGYGASCDHHHLTAPSAAGQVRALEAALRDAGAAVDEVGYVNAHGTGTVEGDPVEIAALRQVFGGHAARLALSSTKAAHGHLMGAAGAVEALVTVLALARRALPPTATLHTPDPACTGVDHVAGSGRDAAALRLALSNSFAFGGSNAVLAFRAVD, from the coding sequence ATGACGCGCCGCGTCGCCGTCACCGGCCTGGGGCTGGTGTCGCCGTTCGGCGAGCGGCCGCAGGACTTCTTCGACGCCTTGCTCGCCGGCCGCAGCGCGGTGGCGCGCCACCTCGTCGGCGAAGCGCCGCACGAGACGCGCACCGTCTCCGCGGTCTGCGAAGGTTTCGACGCCTCGGCGCTGGCGCCCAGGCCGCAGCTGCTGGCGATGGACCGCGGCGCCCAGCTCGCGCTGGCCGCCGGGCTGTCGGCCTGGCGCGACGCCGGGCTGGAGGCGCTGCCGGCGGCGGAGCGCGAGCGTGTCGGCGTCTCCTGGGGCACCGGCGCGGGCGGCGTCGTGGCCAGCGAACGGGCTTATCGCGAACTCTTCCTGCGCGGGCGCGAACGCGTCTCGCCGCTGACCGTGGTGCTCGGCATGCACAACGCGCCGGCCTCGCAGATCGCGCTGCGGCTGGGGCTCGGCGGCCCCTGCCTCACCTACTCGGTGGCCTGCGCCTCGTCGTCGGTGGCGCTGGGCGAGGCGCTCGCCCGGCTGCGCCGCGGCGAATGCAGCGCCGTCGTCGCCGGCGGCAGCGAAGCGGCGATGCCTTATGCGCTCGCCCGCGCCTGGCAGGCGATGCAGGTGCTGGCCGACCCGCCCGACGGCGAGGCGGCCGCCGGCGCCTGCGCGCCCTTCGACACGCGCCGCCGCGGCCTGGTGCCCGGCGAAGGCGCGGCGGCGCTGGTGCTCGAGGACTGGGACGCCGCGCACCGCCGCGGCGCCCGCATCTACGCCGAGTTCGTCGGCTACGGCGCGAGCTGCGACCACCACCACCTGACGGCGCCGTCGGCGGCCGGCCAGGTGCGTGCGCTCGAGGCCGCGCTGCGCGATGCCGGCGCCGCAGTCGACGAGGTCGGCTACGTCAACGCCCACGGCACCGGCACGGTCGAAGGCGATCCGGTGGAGATCGCGGCACTGCGCCAGGTCTTCGGCGGCCACGCGGCGCGCCTGGCGCTCAGCTCGACCAAGGCCGCGCACGGCCACCTGATGGGCGCCGCCGGCGCCGTCGAGGCGCTGGTCACGGTGCTGGCGCTGGCCCGCCGCGCGCTGCCGCCGACGGCGACGCTGCACACGCCCGACCCCGCCTGCACCGGCGTCGACCACGTCGCCGGCAGCGGCCGCGACGCCGCCGCGCTGCGGCTGGCGCTGTCCAACTCCTTCGCCTTCGGAGGCAGCAATGCGGTTCTCGCCTTCCGCGCCGTGGACTGA
- the flgA gene encoding flagellar basal body P-ring formation chaperone FlgA, producing MEKPGSILRRTAGALALAAVAACPAARAEELPAATLQAVRAIAGDAAAALAPAGLRVEVVPGALDPRLKLAPCPRIEPYLPPGVRPWGRARVGLRCQGGAVAWNVYLPVTVKVWGPGVVAVSALAQGTVLAPDQLTLGQVDWAAEATPPLAAVEALAGRTLARNLAAGESLRVDDLKAREWFAAGDAVHIVARGNGFAVSTRGEALTRGIEGRPVRVRTEAGRILTGLPTAEGRVDVTL from the coding sequence GTGGAAAAGCCTGGGTCGATCCTGCGACGCACGGCCGGCGCGCTGGCGCTGGCCGCGGTGGCCGCCTGCCCGGCGGCCCGCGCCGAGGAACTGCCCGCGGCGACGCTGCAGGCCGTGCGCGCCATCGCCGGCGACGCCGCCGCGGCGCTCGCGCCCGCGGGCCTGCGTGTCGAGGTCGTGCCCGGCGCGCTGGACCCGCGCCTGAAGCTCGCACCCTGCCCGCGCATCGAACCCTACCTGCCGCCCGGCGTGCGCCCCTGGGGCCGCGCGCGTGTCGGCCTGCGCTGCCAGGGCGGCGCCGTGGCCTGGAACGTCTACCTGCCGGTGACGGTCAAGGTCTGGGGCCCGGGCGTAGTCGCCGTCTCGGCGCTGGCCCAGGGCACCGTGCTGGCGCCCGATCAGCTGACGCTGGGCCAGGTCGACTGGGCCGCCGAGGCGACACCGCCGCTGGCCGCCGTCGAGGCGCTGGCCGGCCGCACGCTGGCGCGCAACCTCGCGGCCGGCGAGTCGCTGCGCGTCGACGACCTGAAGGCCCGCGAGTGGTTCGCCGCCGGCGACGCCGTGCACATCGTCGCGCGCGGCAACGGTTTCGCGGTCTCGACACGCGGCGAAGCCCTGACCCGCGGCATCGAAGGCCGGCCGGTGCGCGTGCGCACCGAGGCCGGACGCATCCTCACCGGCCTGCCGACGGCCGAAGGGCGGGTCGATGTCACGCTTTGA
- a CDS encoding ArnT family glycosyltransferase: MRFSPSAPWTEAAPRGTAAQRETRLVAALLLVFAAVWIGHLGLSNLVPPVDDLEQLTWAHALQWGYYKHPPLPTWLIWGPEQLFGPNRWTVYAMGAATTGASLAIFWWLLRRLRGEVHAFVALLAVLCITYYNGRLDYYNHDIVLLLASTACAALLWQAAATGQARWWAAVGLGFGLGALAKYQIAVTATAAAVFFVQQGLWREARQRRGAALAAAVALLTVLPHLLWLLQHDFAPVHYAVGSSLGAGLGAASRSFDALHWLADQIGNRSGPAWLLLAGAALLARRLPPGRRRPHDAARALLLAWGLVPLAFMPLTGVLLGADLQLHWGTPFLPFAVAAAMELAAPRAGWAAVPRLRLLPLFVLLQALLLLQSWMGSAGGPDAMRQAHWRNFDAGELATRIAPEARRALGGPVRLIVGPPALAGALAEAMAEHPLVLIDGRLDRSPWVPPDLAARCGALDVGPGLDGPDTQDAGPGFETLRWRTRPAQAGAGGCPPP, encoded by the coding sequence ATGCGGTTCTCGCCTTCCGCGCCGTGGACTGAGGCCGCGCCACGCGGCACGGCGGCGCAGCGCGAGACGCGGCTCGTCGCCGCGCTGCTGCTGGTCTTCGCCGCGGTCTGGATCGGCCACCTGGGCCTCAGCAACCTGGTGCCGCCGGTCGACGACCTGGAGCAGCTCACCTGGGCACACGCGCTGCAGTGGGGCTACTACAAGCACCCGCCGCTGCCGACCTGGCTGATCTGGGGGCCCGAGCAGCTGTTCGGGCCGAACCGCTGGACGGTCTACGCGATGGGCGCGGCGACGACCGGGGCCTCGCTGGCGATCTTCTGGTGGCTGCTGCGCCGGCTGCGCGGCGAGGTGCACGCCTTCGTCGCGCTGCTCGCGGTGCTGTGCATCACCTACTACAACGGCCGCCTGGACTACTACAACCACGACATCGTGCTGCTGCTGGCGTCCACCGCCTGCGCGGCGCTGCTCTGGCAGGCCGCGGCCACCGGGCAGGCGCGCTGGTGGGCCGCCGTCGGACTGGGCTTCGGCCTGGGGGCGCTGGCCAAGTACCAGATCGCCGTCACCGCCACCGCGGCCGCGGTGTTCTTCGTCCAGCAGGGGCTGTGGCGCGAGGCGCGCCAGCGCCGCGGCGCCGCGCTGGCGGCGGCCGTCGCGCTGCTGACGGTGCTGCCGCACCTGCTGTGGCTGCTGCAGCACGACTTCGCGCCGGTGCACTACGCGGTGGGCAGCTCGCTGGGCGCCGGCCTCGGCGCGGCCTCGCGCAGCTTCGACGCGCTGCACTGGCTGGCCGACCAGATCGGCAACCGCAGCGGCCCGGCCTGGCTGCTGCTGGCCGGTGCGGCGCTGCTCGCCCGCCGCCTGCCGCCGGGCCGGCGCAGGCCGCACGACGCCGCGCGGGCGCTGCTGCTCGCCTGGGGCCTCGTGCCGCTGGCCTTCATGCCGCTGACCGGCGTGCTGCTCGGCGCCGACCTGCAGCTGCACTGGGGCACGCCCTTCCTGCCCTTCGCCGTCGCCGCGGCGATGGAACTCGCGGCGCCGCGCGCCGGCTGGGCGGCGGTGCCGCGGCTGCGGCTGCTCCCGCTCTTCGTGCTGCTGCAGGCGCTGCTGCTGCTGCAGAGCTGGATGGGATCGGCCGGCGGCCCCGACGCGATGCGCCAGGCGCACTGGCGCAACTTCGACGCCGGGGAGCTGGCGACGCGCATCGCGCCCGAGGCGCGCCGCGCGCTGGGCGGCCCGGTGCGCCTGATCGTCGGCCCGCCGGCGCTGGCCGGAGCGCTGGCCGAGGCGATGGCGGAACACCCGCTGGTGCTGATCGACGGCCGCCTGGACCGCAGCCCCTGGGTGCCACCCGACCTGGCCGCGCGCTGTGGCGCGCTGGACGTCGGCCCCGGGCTCGACGGGCCGGACACGCAGGACGCGGGGCCGGGCTTCGAGACGCTGCGCTGGCGCACGCGGCCGGCGCAGGCCGGCGCGGGCGGCTGCCCGCCGCCCTGA
- the flgF gene encoding flagellar basal-body rod protein FlgF, with protein MDRLIYLSMGGAKATMERQDVLANNLANASTTGFRAELQAFRAVPVRGDGASTRVYSLESTVGYDEQAGPLQQTGRNLDVAMRGKSWLAVQSLDGTEAYTRAGAMEINSEGVLVTPSGLPVLGDGGPITVPANATVNIGADGTVSAASNGGKPQAIGRLKMVTPETPLTRGTDGLFRGADGDLPADQSARLQDGALEGSNVSTVETMVQMISAARQFEQQMKMLQTAEQKEQSATKLLGP; from the coding sequence GTGGACCGGCTGATCTATTTGTCGATGGGCGGCGCCAAGGCGACGATGGAGCGCCAGGACGTGCTCGCCAACAACCTGGCGAACGCGTCGACGACGGGTTTTCGCGCCGAGCTGCAGGCCTTCCGCGCCGTGCCGGTGCGCGGCGACGGCGCCAGCACGCGCGTCTATTCGCTCGAGTCCACCGTCGGCTACGACGAGCAGGCCGGCCCGCTGCAGCAGACCGGCCGCAACCTCGACGTCGCGATGCGCGGCAAGTCCTGGCTGGCCGTGCAGTCGCTCGACGGCACCGAGGCCTACACGCGTGCCGGCGCGATGGAGATCAACTCCGAAGGCGTGCTCGTCACGCCCTCGGGCCTGCCGGTGCTCGGCGACGGCGGCCCGATCACGGTGCCGGCCAACGCCACGGTGAACATCGGCGCCGACGGCACCGTCTCGGCGGCCAGCAACGGCGGCAAGCCGCAGGCCATCGGCCGGCTGAAGATGGTCACGCCCGAGACGCCGCTGACCCGCGGCACCGACGGCCTGTTCCGCGGCGCCGACGGCGACCTGCCGGCCGACCAGTCTGCGCGGCTGCAGGACGGCGCGCTCGAGGGCAGCAACGTCAGCACCGTCGAGACCATGGTGCAGATGATCTCGGCGGCGCGCCAGTTCGAGCAGCAGATGAAGATGCTGCAGACCGCCGAGCAGAAGGAACAGTCGGCGACCAAGCTGCTCGGCCCCTGA